The proteins below come from a single Microbacterium sp. SLBN-154 genomic window:
- the fgd gene encoding glucose-6-phosphate dehydrogenase (coenzyme-F420), with protein sequence MTVPLRFGYKASAEQFGPAELTDYAVLAEEMGFDSVFLSDHFQPWMHEGGHAPAAIPVLGAIGARTSTIIMGTSVLTPTFRYHPAVIAQAFATLGVMFPGRVILGVGTGEALNEVTLGLEWPDPPERFQRLKESIQLIDKLWDAERVTFDGTYYSLDGATVYDRPDQKVPIYIGASGPAATRLAGRIADGYITTSGKDPSLYTDTLLPALHEGLEKAGRPGDAIDTLMEVKVSYHPDHATALEKTRFWAPLALSPEEKRDIHDPIEMQRRAAELPIERAASRFIVSTDPEEHVERIARYVDLGFRHLVFHDPGHDQAEFLRTYGEEILPRLRARFADA encoded by the coding sequence ATGACGGTACCGCTGAGGTTCGGATACAAGGCGTCGGCGGAGCAGTTCGGTCCGGCAGAGCTCACCGACTACGCCGTCCTCGCCGAGGAGATGGGGTTCGACTCGGTGTTCTTGTCCGACCACTTCCAGCCGTGGATGCACGAAGGCGGGCACGCCCCGGCGGCCATTCCGGTTCTCGGCGCGATCGGCGCCCGCACGTCGACCATCATCATGGGGACCTCGGTGCTGACCCCCACCTTCCGGTACCACCCGGCCGTGATCGCGCAGGCATTCGCGACCCTCGGGGTGATGTTCCCGGGCCGCGTGATCCTCGGTGTCGGAACCGGCGAGGCTCTCAACGAGGTGACTCTGGGCCTCGAGTGGCCCGACCCGCCCGAGCGGTTCCAGCGCCTGAAGGAATCGATCCAGCTCATCGACAAGCTCTGGGACGCCGAGCGGGTGACCTTCGACGGCACGTACTACTCGCTCGACGGAGCGACGGTCTACGACCGGCCCGATCAGAAGGTGCCGATCTACATCGGCGCATCGGGCCCGGCCGCGACGCGGCTCGCGGGCCGGATCGCCGACGGCTACATCACCACGAGCGGCAAGGACCCCTCGCTGTACACCGACACCCTGCTGCCGGCGTTGCACGAGGGGCTCGAGAAGGCCGGACGCCCGGGCGACGCGATCGACACCCTCATGGAAGTGAAGGTCTCGTACCACCCCGACCACGCCACGGCGCTGGAGAAGACGCGCTTCTGGGCCCCGCTCGCCCTCTCACCCGAGGAGAAGCGCGACATCCACGACCCGATCGAGATGCAGCGCCGAGCCGCCGAGCTACCGATCGAGCGCGCCGCATCCCGGTTCATCGTCTCGACCGACCCCGAGGAGCACGTCGAGCGGATCGCCCGCTACGTCGACCTCGGGTTCCGCCACCTCGTCTTCCACGACCCCGGTCACGATCAGGCCGAGTTCCTCCGGACGTACGGCGAGGAGATCCTGCCCCGACTGCGGGCACGCTTCGCCGATGCCTGA